In a genomic window of Dehalococcoidia bacterium:
- a CDS encoding antibiotic biosynthesis monooxygenase: MYILIVRLSVKEDKIEEFINESIGDAKGSVINEPGCRRFDIIQDASDPTKFAFCEVYDDEEAFKAHTTYEHFKVWAKKTEDVYSAETEVSFCKPLYPNKDVIWDSLRENYSDHEYFSNSSLMVIAAPQYVKEENINQFIDSITLDSIGSTNEEPGCLRFDVYQNINDPSEIYLYEVYSNDDAFEYHRGTPHIKKWQETVKDMYDESRKGQNGIRGKNIWPPDNWEWNSGQRK; this comes from the coding sequence ATGTATATTTTGATTGTAAGGCTTTCGGTAAAGGAAGATAAAATAGAGGAATTCATTAATGAATCTATTGGAGATGCCAAAGGTTCAGTGATAAATGAGCCTGGATGTAGAAGATTTGATATTATTCAAGATGCGTCTGATCCAACTAAATTTGCTTTTTGTGAAGTTTATGACGATGAAGAAGCTTTCAAAGCGCATACAACTTATGAACATTTTAAGGTTTGGGCTAAAAAAACTGAAGATGTATATTCTGCTGAAACTGAAGTCTCTTTTTGTAAACCTTTATACCCCAATAAGGATGTTATTTGGGATTCTCTCAGAGAAAATTATTCAGACCATGAATATTTTTCAAATTCATCTCTTATGGTTATTGCAGCACCACAATATGTTAAGGAAGAAAATATTAATCAATTTATTGACTCAATAACCCTTGATAGTATTGGATCTACAAATGAGGAACCTGGTTGCTTAAGATTTGATGTATATCAAAATATAAATGATCCTAGTGAAATATATCTTTATGAAGTTTATTCTAATGATGATGCATTTGAGTATCACAGAGGAACACCACATATAAAAAAATGGCAGGAGACAGTTAAGGATATGTATGACGAATCTAGAAAAGGTCAAAACGGAATAAGAGGAAAAAACATATGGCCTCCTGATAATTGGGAATGGAATTCTGGCCAACGAAAATAA